GTGTGCTCAAAAAGGGTATAAAGTGCACTTAGTAGGCGTTACTTTATGGTCTAAGTAGTGGACAAGTTTAGGGAGTATGTAGCAAATTGAGATTAAACCATTCATAAGACCAAGGTAAATCAAGCAGcctaaattcaaaataaatgtatttgttttaatgcGTTGTAGCTGTTAAAAATAACAGTAGGATACTTTTCGTAGGCTACAAATGAGTTatatcagtatatatatatatatatttttttattattattattatttattttatttatttatttttgtcgaTCTTGACATTCCTCCCGTAACAGTCTCGAGTAAAGGTCATTAAAGTTTAGTCATCTGTTTCTTCCAGGCTCAGGGGAGTTGAAAATGAGCACGCGAAATGTGGCTCGTTTTTGGGAGTGTGGACGGAAGATAATCTGCGTGGGGCGGAATTACGCAGAACACGCCAGAGAGCTGAAGAACGAGCTGCCCACGGAGCCCGTGCTGTTCCTGAAGCCGCCGACGGCATACCTGAAGGAGGGCTCTCCGATCCTGGTGCCGCACTACTCTTCCAATCTGCACCATGAAGTGGAGCTCGGTGTGGTGGTGGGTAAAGCAGGCAGAGAGATCCCCCAGACCTCCGCCATGGAGCACGTCGCCGGATACGCGCTGTGCTTGGACATGACCGCGCGAGACGTTCAGGACCAGTGCAAAGCCAAAGGACTGCCCTGGACTCTCGCCAAAGCCTTCGACACGTCCTGTCCCGTGAGCGACTTCATCCCCAAAGAACGAATCCCGGATCCAGCAGGGGTCGAGCTGTGGCTCAAGGTGAACAGCGTGACTCGGCAGAGAGGCAGCACGGCGCAGATGATCTTCTCTGTGCCCTACTTGATCAGCTACATCAGCGGGGTCATGGCGTTAGAGGAAGGGGATCTCATACTGACCGGGACGCCCAAAGGAGTCGGAGCCGTGCACGAGCACGACGAGCTTCAGGCCGGTATCGATGGTGTCATCAACATGACGTTTAAAGTCGGCAGACGGGCTTCAAAACACAACTGACACAAGTTTTCAGTCGTTTTCAGTTGTTTTCGGGTTTATCCCAGAGATCATGTTATGCAAAATGACAACCCaggttccaaaaaaagttgggacgctgtgtaaaatgtagcctaaataaacacagaatgcAAGGGTTTGCAAATCTTATAAACCCACGTTATTaacaacagaacagaaaacatatcaaacgttaaaagtgaggaaatgtactattttaagaaaaaaaagaggtgattttgaatttggctgcaacacgtctcaaaaaagttggaaaagtaaagtacatttttaaaagtccatttatttacattttacacagtgtcccaacttttttggaaccagggttgcatgtaaacatacacTAAATAGCtgaatgtttgtggacacctgatcatcacatcTATACAGTGTGTTGCCAtgaagttggaagcacacaattgtataggatgactttgtatgctgtagcattacaatttcccttcactgaaactaaacctgttccagcatgacagtgcccctgtgcacaaagcgagctccatgaagacatggtttgccaaggatgaagtggaagaactcaagtgtcctgcacagaaccctgaccccactgaacacatttgggatgaactggaacaacGATCACaggatattataacagcaaaatctGGAACAGGATGTTCAACAGTCACATATGAGTGttatgctcaggtgtccacaatcttttggccatatggtgtgTCGTGGTGTAAACATGCAATCAAAATAAAACCGTTAAAAACGTATACTTTTAAACTTTCCTGTAGATTGTACCTTAATTTGCTGACTGTTAAGTGCAAGCTACAACTGTAAAACGTACTGCAACGTGCTGTAACGTCACTCTTAAATGCAATGATAGTACTTTAGCACAATACTGTTATCTTACAGTAACATTCATTCGGTTATATAATAGAAAATGCACTGTAGATTACTGTATAAAATATCTACAGTAACGTGTTACATCCTACAGTGTCATACTGGCAACttgattatataaataataaaatccaggggggaaaaaaaacgtttgttttatattttagtaAAAAATTTACCAAAGCTTATTGAACACAGCcgattttcatttttgttattcagagatcattaaataaaacaggaaaaataCAAACCAATAttgaaatgagaaaagaaataataaaaacatggtCTGGCACCAACTCCATGTAGTATTCCCGCATCACGCCCCATGTTTCCTGGATAacctccagatccaccacaataTTGACCACcataaagcaattactgaaaatgattgaatgaaatAAAGTAAGTAACCTAGCAATACTGTTGACTCTCTGATTGATCTCACGTGTGATTAGATTAAAAGAGCCACTAAAGACTAATACATGGTATGTACCATCTGTATCAATTCACACTGGCCTAGTGAACAGCATGacaaaaaatccatccatccatttatttcccataccacttatcctacatagggttgtggggagtctggagcctatcccaggggaatcacacacacatttacgtactagggacaatttggaaatgccagctatcctacaacgcatgtctttggactgggttgAGGAAACTGGATGACAAAACATAAGATTCTAAATTATActccatgaaaacatcatcGTATGCAACAGATTAGCTCATTtatcttaaaaaatatatagcttCTGCCTCATACACCTTTTACAGTGACTGTAATTCAACTCGCATTAGTATACAATGTATTTTTCTAGTGTAGCTGTCAGAATATATTTTGAGTGTTTGAGTGCTACACAAAAATCcatatttgaatgttttaaaataccattttgtactgtacatttagtCACTCTTAAGTATTTCCTCAAAGGATGTTTCCTTCCATGTTTCCTGTGACAATGACAGCTACAGCTTATAGCTGAAGACTCATATGCATGTTATATGCACGTTATCAGTTATCATCAATAAGGCTGCAAAATCGACCTTGCTTGAAGCATCATTATGAAAGACAGGACTTGACAGTCATGACTTCTTGGCCTTGATGCTTTCAAATTTGAGCAACATTCATCTACATTTCCACCAAAATATGAGAATGTTGAAATGAAATTTAATATGGAAATGATCATGATGAATCAATGAAAAGTCACAACTGTGACGACTAGTCTGTCTAACAACATTTTGAGCATGATTTAGTTACTTTCTTCTGAAaagagttggcaacactggcTGGGCTACAACACACCCTCTAAGTGTCCTAATACCAACAGCACTCAGATGATatgataaataacattattaaataaaataagatagaTATTTCTTCCTACACATATTATAGGTTTGTCACCCCACTCATCCTTTTCACATAATTTTCTTTATGCCCTGCTCAGATTTCATCAGAAACACTGCTTTTGAAGTGTACACTGTTGAGACATTACCCCCATTCTGAGATTTTTTCTGAGGAGAACCTGACAGAGAAATACTATTATCCATGTATCATAAAGTACAgtacatatgtactgtatatacagtacacatacacatatagtcattatttttctgtaagcCAGTGGCAATAATTCCCTTATTGGACCTGAAGGAGAAAAAATGATTGTACCATGTCATCTATTGGCTGAGTTAAAAATCATGTTAGGATACAGCAAAACCTTTAAATATCTCATAGCAATTATCCAATAATTGCTTGGATAAAATGTTCCTAGGAAGAAAAATActctatgtggccaaaagttgCAGCTGTTGAACAGTATAAAGGGGTTTTGAGATAAGGTGTAATGTACATTGGTTGTTCATGTTTTAGTTTCAGGATCACATTATGTTAAAAAGAGTCAAATTCATATTTGAAACCAGTGTTGGAGTATttgaaataatgataatgataatgagtctttattgatcacatatacatatgcacagtgaaatgcttttctttgcatactccagcttgtcaggaagttggggtcagccgtgacacagcacccctggagcagagagggttaagggccttgctcaagggccaaacagtggcagcttggcagtgctggggcttaaacccccgaccttccaatcagcaacccagagcctggcagtgctggggcccgAACCCCCAAACGTCcgatcagcaacccagagccccaaccgctaagccaccactgcccttctGTAAAGAAGTTATGTATGGCCACTTGAGGGCAGTGCAGTGCAGTCAACATTTGCATGACTCAGTTGAATGAGTCCTAAGACCACTGAACAAAAGTCCTCTGGAAGTCTTGTTTGTTTAACAACATTGGCAGTCACTGAGATATATTGGTTTTACACTGATTTCCAAGCATTTTAAACTGAAGCCAgcttttaatattcatattgaGTACATTGATCAGTTccaatattttaacatttttggccTTTTGGCTTCAGTTGGTTTTGCTTCATACATATTTTCATCTCAATATTTAATTTAGACCAAGGGCGTTAGCTGCGGGGAATTGTTTCTTATTACTTCAGGAATCCAGCTGTTCTTGGCTTAAGCCCACGACCCTGAAACTAAATGTCTGTTGAAATGccatgtgtaataaataaataaataaataaataaataaataaataaataaatctaagcCGAATATCATTTCACCAAGCCAGTACTTGTGTTGCTTTGTTTCCTTCCATGCTATATTGCCTTCTAGATCGTCTCCTACAGGTTCAGTTAAACCTCTCTTCTCAAATTCTTTGTCTCTAAGTTTCGTCATCCCATCACTGCACATGATGCCATGATAATGTTacacagttttataaatgaaatcTTCCAGTTGAGCCTGACACTGGTTAGAGAGCTTGAGGATGGATGATTATTTTATCATGGAAGAGATTGTTTGTATCCTCagaggtcatatttattcaagTATTATAAAAAGAACTTTCTAAAACATAACTTTAAGATGAACTGTGATCAGTGTGTAATCTGATGCTTCATGTTCCTTCTCATTCATTCAGCAAAGCGAAGAGGACTATTATTTGAACCATTGCAACCCCTCATTATGTTGATTAAGTGTGAGTTTCATATTTGTTATCAAATGAACAGTATAACTAGTGTTGTGAAATTGGCTAAAGTTATTCAGTCTGAAGTTtagacctttttttgtttgacgCTTgctcagtgtgtttatgttttttgtgGTGTATATTTACGTTAGTGTCATATCATTGTGTTTATCTGACAGGTGCTGTTTCCTACTGTTACAATGATATGGGTAGAACTGGGGTACATTTACAGTTCAGTGGTCATGATGGCAGGGTTGTCATTGCAGCATGAATACTAAGAGGCCCTTACTTTCTCAGGTATTGGTTTACCTATCGTGGGATTAAACTAAAATTCTGGTGATGGTTTTATATATCTCATGATCTCACTTCCTTCTGCTAATCATATCAGTGAGAGCATTTACAGTggtttgcataaatatgaaccCTTTTGAACTTTCCAACATGTTGTAGTGTTACAGTCTGGAAAGGGAATGGAAATGGGATAATAGTATGTCATGAAGTTACACACATTAGCAGATAGTTTTGAAGTGGGggtgttttttaattaattaattaattttgtttaaCTCTCAGCATgatactaccactaccatgctttattgtgtattgtgcGATTGGTGTCCTCTGGGAGATGAGCAATGTTGTGTTTCCCCCAAACATAGCGATTTGTTCCAAGGCCAGATTATTCAAGACCattttttgtgcatgtttgaGTCTCCAACATGTTTTTTGGaaaacttcaaatgggatttcACAGGATTCATCGCTCTTCCATTACCCATATGCTCCACAGGATGtttgagatatttatttaagaaacaaACCCTAATTGTGAACTGTTTCCCAAACTTATTTTGATAGACCTTTGGTCTTCATGATACTATGTGTTTAGGTATATTCTATAACAAAGCATGGGACCATCCAAGAACAGGTGTAATTTGTTGAGATCACATGACACTTTAATTTCCCACATGTGCACTTCATTTAACAAAGTATATGACTTCAGATGGCAACTGTTTGCACCAGAACTAATGTACGGTTTCCCCCCTAATTGAATATTACTGGGTGTTCTGTAGATTCATGGCATATAATAAATCTTATTCATTTCCAGTTCTctggttgtaacactacaaaatgtgcaaaatgtccATGGGTGGTGAATACTTGTTAATGCAGTTCACTGTAGATATCTGACTTGTGGCAATTTAAAAGTACACAAAGTATATTCTTGAGAAAACCAGAAAGGGACATTCATAAATTTTGaaggaaatatttttatatttcatcatctacttttttaatattttcatttcagtatTGAATATTGCAAGATGAAAAGAGTCAACTTAATGCCAACTCTCCAAAAGCATGTTTGTCAAAATGAAAGCACACATAAAAGACACAGTTTGAGTTTCATCTGTCAGAATTGCTATTGAACAATGACAGGAAAGAATTCAGTCAATGATGTGTAGTGTCTGTTACACTGACTCTCATTTAGAATTAAAGTGGTCTGCGGTGAATAGGAAAACTGATCCCAAACATAACATTGGCAATATGGCCTTCAAAAGTCATTCTAGGTTTACAGAAAGCGCAAAtgttatttagatttttttttctttgtttgtgctAAATGTTTCAAACAGTTTGGATTTCAGAGCTTTGTTCTCCTTTAATCCTGCTGACCACAAATTAAGAAGTTCATTTGAGTAAATCCATTTTGGCTGTTCACAACCTCATTAAGCAgatctgtttaaaaacaaatcatctgGGAGTTATCTATCATAAAAtgtgttggggttttttcctGCTCAGGCTTTCTAACTGATGTGAAGATTGACTGAAAGATCTCGCTAACATTTAGTCAGATAAACCCCTAAATCATGTGTTATAAAACTGTGGAACAAATTGACATACATATAGATATCATCTGGGAAGAGCGAGGACATGGTAAGAACTGGAATTTTCCAAATGAACCAAATGAGTTAAACTGGCTGTAAAATGGCAGGTGGAAATCTAAGCTGTGAAATTACATGACATATAGTTGGTGATCAAAGATTGAGAATCCCAGCTGAGTAAATAAGCATATCAATGTAGTCTGCATGTAATAcatacttaaataataataatttttttaaaaaaaacaaaaaaaaccccaagttGAACCATGATGCCAATGTTGTTGATAGGGATGCCTTCACCAAGTTATTGTCcatcttgttactaatttgtaagACTGAAATActcttaaaatatacttcaaataggatggaagctattgaagaaaaactatttcacacATCTGACCCTGCTTTAACCTTAACCCTTGAGTGGATCaaatccaaaatctaatcagtcaATCTGCAGGTTACAATGACGATTCCGtataaaacattcaaatattcAATCACTCATTGTTGAATGTTGAATCTctgacagatggatagacagccTAAAAACATAATGCCTCAACCACTCAGTGGCAGTGgcttaaaaatagattttttttttaaataaaaaaaaaagaagaagcatgATAGTACAGCAGGTAGCACTGCTCATTTGATCCTgagtggagttttgcatgttctccatgggTTTTCTCTAGATGAAAAATGACTGTGAtaatgtgtgtgcatagtgccctgcaatggactagCCTCCCATCcggggtgtattcctgcctcacgcccagtgttcccaggataggctcaggaccatgaccaggataaatttcaataaatggattaaaatcaTAGTACATTATCTTAAAACATTAGACTCAGAAATCCCCTCATAATCAGTTGAAAATTGTATGTTTAGCCATACAAGACCGTAATTTGGACTTACATTTTGTTGAATTATTAGCAGAAAGCTAGTGTTTATAACAGTTATTAATTTACTTTTAGTATGTCCCAAGCCAGCCATAACTTAAGTTTAAGTGGATGTTAGCAGGCATGGAGAGCTTTTCCACTCACCCACTATTAATTGGCTTGGTAAGGAAGAACCACTTTAACACAGTAATCCCACAAATCAAGATGCAGATCTTTCAGTATTCCTTCAGATCCTCCTACCACTGTGTCTGCTCACTGCCAGAGCCTGATTAGCTTGCCATATGCCTACCAAACTGGCAAGTCTTCCATCTGGAACTGAACACATCTTTGGGCCATTTTTATAAGGCTAAGAATCCCACAGTGGGAGGATCTTATGGTATGAATTAATTTGTGGGTAGCAGTAGGATAAGTCAGATGATTTGCTAATCAAAGGGTTATGTGCACCTACAATTACACTTGGAGTAGTGCTTCAGTAGTGGCCAGAATgtataaacaagaaataaatgCCTAGTGCTGAATTACCCCTTGCAGTGTTCACTTGGGTGTGACTCATAGCATGCAGAGCTAGTACTAGATTAGTACTGTAGCAGTGTAACTTGCCACTGTTCATGTGCATTGCATCTTACTCTATATTTTAGAGAGAAGTGTTCCTCAAGGTATTATTGGAAGTCTCTAAGGATGAGTTCTAGCTATCTAAAGGAACTTTTTCTGAAAAGGAAACCATTTGTTGTATGGTCCTGCACAGGACATTTAAGGGTTTCCCTATAGCAACAAAATGAATGACCCTTAAAGAGCAAATCCACCCCGTGTTTTCTTCAAAGGCATTTATAATGTATGTGGAAATTAAATTCTGAGAAAATGGGAAAAGGCACTAACagtgctgactttttttttctcctatcaAATGACATTGTAAATGTGCTAGCAATGTCACCCTGTAACATCAGAGTGGGAGTAACAATGGGAATAAGAAAATATGACATCAACCAACAAATTGGCACCAGAATTACTAAGcacatcacaaacatttcaatataaacgTATGTAGATGATGTTGTGTACACAGCAAAAGCCCATGTTTTTTTGTAACTGGTATTTTCATATGTTTTTGTTATTTGCTCTGTAGTACATTAATTAAAGGCCTTCTAACAGCATATGAGAAAATCACACAAGGACAACGTGCTAGAATGATTTTCCACAGGGTTGTAAATTTAAGGCATAATTCcctgtcctcctcc
This genomic interval from Ictalurus furcatus strain D&B chromosome 2, Billie_1.0, whole genome shotgun sequence contains the following:
- the fahd1 gene encoding acylpyruvase FAHD1, mitochondrial isoform X2 translates to MSTRNVARFWECGRKIICVGRNYAEHARELKNELPTEPVLFLKPPTAYLKEGSPILVPHYSSNLHHEVELGVVVGKAGREIPQTSAMEHVAGYALCLDMTARDVQDQCKAKGLPWTLAKAFDTSCPVSDFIPKERIPDPAGVELWLKVNSVTRQRGSTAQMIFSVPYLISYISGVMALEEGDLILTGTPKGVGAVHEHDELQAGIDGVINMTFKVGRRASKHN
- the fahd1 gene encoding acylpyruvase FAHD1, mitochondrial isoform X1; amino-acid sequence: MWCCYTQSPACGDFWDTLYMTKGSGELKMSTRNVARFWECGRKIICVGRNYAEHARELKNELPTEPVLFLKPPTAYLKEGSPILVPHYSSNLHHEVELGVVVGKAGREIPQTSAMEHVAGYALCLDMTARDVQDQCKAKGLPWTLAKAFDTSCPVSDFIPKERIPDPAGVELWLKVNSVTRQRGSTAQMIFSVPYLISYISGVMALEEGDLILTGTPKGVGAVHEHDELQAGIDGVINMTFKVGRRASKHN